Proteins found in one Salmo salar chromosome ssa26, Ssal_v3.1, whole genome shotgun sequence genomic segment:
- the emc8 gene encoding ER membrane protein complex subunit 8 produces the protein MRMSIKLTTQAYCKMLLHAAKYPHCAVNGLLVAEKQKEKKKDSHSTPILCVDCIPLFHGTLALAPMLEVALTLIDTWCKENKYVIAGYYQANERTKDFRPNQVAEKVGARIAENFSEAAMIMVDSTRFTMGCYEPILAIYDHHENKWKCRDCNVDCFEDWCEAQKITSALLEGRSYESLIDFDNHLDDLRNDWTNPEINKSVLHLC, from the exons ATGAGAATGAGTATTAAATTGACAACTCAGGCTTATTGCAAGATGCTTTTGCATGCTGCTAAATATCCTCATTGCGCCGTGAACGGATTACtggttgctgagaaacagaaggagaaGAAAAAAGACAGCCACTCCACTCCAATCCTCTGTGTGGATTGTATACCACTATTCCACGGCACACTTGCATTAGCACCTATGCTGGAAGTGGCACTTACATTG ATTGACACGTGGTGTAAAGAGAACAAATATGTCATAGCTGGGTATTACCAAGCCAATGAGCGCACAAAGGACTTCAG ACCTAACCAGGTTGCTGAAAAAGTTGGGGCCAGGATTGCAGAGAACTTCAGCGAAGCAGCAATGATTATG GTGGACAGCACCAGATTCACCATGGGCTGCTATGAGCCCATATTAGCCATCTATGACCACCATGAAAACAAGTGGAAATGCAGGGACTGTAATGT ggactGCTTTGAGGACTGGTGTGAGGCTCAGAAGATCACGTCGGCTCTGCTGGAGGGCAGGTCCTACGAGAGCCTGATTGACTTCGACAATCACCTCGACGACCTCAGGAATGACTGGACAAACCCTGAGATCAACAAGTCTGTCCTGCACCTGTGCTAA